The DNA sequence AGAAAGTAGTTACCGCTCGGCTTTGCATGCGCGTCTTTCTCGCTCCCTTGTCGCGACGACTCTGCAAAGCCAACGTCCCCGTTCTTGTAATCGTCCCTGGAGTCGAAATCAAATAAACTGAGTACACGGGGTGAGAAGGTCATCCGGTCGAACCTCTGAATATGTGACTCAACAGCCCATTTTTGCTAATCTGAAgcatttcgacgacgccaccTGGCAACGTGTCCCTGTTCTTCTCCAAGAAGCCGGTTGCGTCATATTCCACCTAAAAAGACAACGCTAGTGGACGAAGGTCACCGTCTTCTCGTTAACTGCACCTTTCCAGCGTAGTGAGACAGCGTGAAAAGAGTGCTTCGCGTGTCCTTGGCTCGCGCAAAGAACGGCAATTTTTTGAAGTTTGTGTGCGACTTCTCCAAAAAGCTTAGATCAGTCGCCTGCGGAAAGTGACTCTCTTCGTCCAGCAAAGCAAGAAAGCCAATCGGCTTCTTCATAAAGAATTcctaaggaaaaaaaccCGATTTACTTCTCTACACTCTActctttcaattttatttACCAGAATAGGTTTGTTGTCTTCGTATGTGATCTTGGTTGCGTCGATGCCTTCCTTCTTATATTCTTCGAGCTCCATTTTGAAAATGTGCTACGTTCGTTTCGCTTATTGATATATGTATTCAAGGATTTTTTCGAAGCTCACCTCGTTGAAGAAGTACTGAAGTTGTTCGTTCGCCAGATTGATGCAGGCCTGCTCGAAACTGTTCTGATCGAAATTCTCAAACCCAAAAATGTCAAGAATTCCTAATATAAATTCAAACTAAAACCCGGGTATTCGTCGCTCTCTCTTGTACCTATCTCAACTATGTCAGTTTGAGAGACTTTGGTCTCCGGAGCCAAAAGGGTATTCACCCTGTTCACAATCCAACTGAACAAACGGCCGTAAACGGCTTTAGCAATGGCATCGCGAGCATCTGAACGCAGTAAAATATGAGAAGAATTCTAGAGAACAGACCCTCGAAAAAAACCTGAGGCCCTCTGAACGCCAAGATTGCGTCTGATTTGCTCTCCCCTCGTGACCGTCACGCTGACGGTCATCGTATCGGCCAGCTGCATTGGATCCAATCCAAAGAGAAACTATAGTTTTTCTATGAGAAATCAAAGTGGCTAGCGACAAAGCGACGATCCGCACCGCAGCGTGCTTCAGTGGCCCGTCGGGATCGGACACCATGGAACGATCAGCGTCACCTTCAAATCTCACATTTCCAAGATTGAGAAGTCCGCCGAGAGCGACAAAGAGATTCTCTTGCTCCTAGAGATAAAAGGACAGTCAGAGAAGACTCCCTTACTTTCTTTCCCGTCTCACTTCAGCCAAGAATCCCACTATGTCCATGGCCGTCTGCAGGGCGTCGTAACCATTGCTGAGCTCTTTTTTGTAGCGTTTCAACGGACTTGATCCATTGGAAAGGTATCTGCTTGCAgtagaaaattgaaagaatttttttgacagtCTCTCTCCACCTCTGATCGTCCGGATTGCCGAGTTTGTACTTCTGCTGTTCCTCGCCGTCCAAGCCAGCAAAGAGATAATAGAAAATGTGAAAGTTTCGTTCGCCCGGCGCCTGACGCACGACTCGCGATTTTTCCAACAGATATTCCGATATTTTGGCTCCCAgtactagaaaaaaaaatcaatcagcAATTGACTCAGAAGCAAGCCAAAACGAGGATCGACCCCCTTACTCTGGCCTTGACGACTGAATTTCAGCTGGATGTACTTTCCAAACCGACTCGAATTGTCGTTCATCACCGTCTGCGCGTTTCCGAACGACTCGAGAAGCGGATTGACCTACGATAACGGTCTCAGACGAGAAATCGTTGCGGGGGGTCTCCTCGCCTGGATAATTTTCTGTTCTAGAGTCGATTTGCCCTGGCACAGATCAATTAGGTGCGATATCATGTACTTTGCCGATTCGGTCTTTCCGGCGCCCGATTCGCCGCTAAAATGAAAGGGGTTCCCACACACGAATCAGGAACGGGGGCCCCCGGCCCACGCTATTCTACCTGACTACACAGCACTGGTTTCGCTGCGAGTCGAGCATGGAGTGATAGGAAGCGTCGGCGATCGCAAAGATGTGCGGTGGCACCTGCGACTTGTGCGCCCGTCGATAGACAGCCGTGTGCTAAAGAAAAGTGAAGGATGGGCGTGGCAAGGAAGAGGAACCTTGGGGCGATACAGCGAAAGAAAACCAGTCTTCTTACTTTCTTGTCGTAAATGGTAAGCGTCTTGAAAGGGTTCACTGCTACTAGAATGTCGCCAACGTACGTCTAAGAGTAAATAAAGAACGTCTGGTtacgaaacgaaacgaagcgagTGTCGCGCGTACGTATATCGTGTCTCTCCCGTAGCGGACTTTGAGCTCTTTCAGCAGAGTCTGCTCGTCGAGACGCGCCAACGTCGCCAAATCTTCGACCTCGCCGATCGGAGGTCTTCCCGCTAGCGACGCCATTCAAAATTCTAAGAGCTAGACGACGGGAGCGAATTCGGACAGATAGGCGTCACGAGAACCTCGTCTCGTCTCGTGGGTTGCTCGCCACGCCCTGCGAATTATGAGCTATTTTGAGCTCACAcacataataataatacgcAAAAAAACGAGCGTTTATTTAcgtgctttttcttctacacGAAAATTGACTGTTTTGATTCGTCATTCACCCTCTTCTCACAATTTGTCGAAGAATTTCTCCAAGGGCGGCACGTTCTCGGACAAGCCCTTGCGTTTCCGGGTCACGGACACAATTCCAAacggcttcgacgtcggctcAAACGGATCGCCGGGCATCAGACTCCAATGATCGAAGACGCACTGCGGAAACGCCTGACCGCCCGTCTGCGAACGCAAATCAGCGGTGAAACctaaacgagaaaaaaaacagacagTCGCGTATTTATTATTCTACGTTTCGGCTGGTTACCAAACGACTCGTTCACAGGCAAGTTGGCCTTCACGACAAACATGGGAGTCCCAGAGACGCGCGCCTCTTCAAAAACGTGACCTCGTCGTCTGTTCAAAACGCCGTAAATTCCACCGACGGCCACTTCGGGGCACTGcaagtaagagaaaaagagaccagtcttattttttaattttttgctttcgttCACGCACCTGGATTTCCACGAGGTAGATGGGTTCCAAGAGTCTCGGCTTGGCCGTGAGCATGCAAGCGTAGAGAACGCGTCGCGCTGTCGGAATGATTtgaccgccgccgcgatGGATAGCGTCGGTGTGAAGAGTGACGTCGTGGATGTTGAAGCGCACGGCGCGAACGTTTTCCTCGCACAGGGGGCcctgggggggggggggggagaaAACACGTCGatctgttttttctttccctgCGAGTTTCGTACTTCTTTTGTTGCCCATTGAAAACCGGCTACAACCGAATCCTTGATTTCGTTGAGATACTGGACTCCTTTCGTGCAATCGACGAGGAGATTGGCACCGGATGCTTCTGGTCCGAAGCACCAGATTTTTCTCGCTTCGGTCACGTCCCAGTCGAATTTGTCAGCCAAGAACCTGTAACGTCACTATATTGCAGTCTAAAACGTGTTGGTTTTACTTGCCTTGCTCTTGTTTTCGGATCCTGTCTCGGCGTGATGTCACCAGCATCGATTGCCTCAGGCACACCGTCAGGAAGAGGCGCCGCTTTGAGGAAGAGACGATTGTGCTTGTTGGGAGACTTTGACAGGCACATTCGATCCGACTCCTCGCTCACCGACTCGCGATAGCTCACAACCGGGTCAGATTTCtagagaaacgatttctccCCTCATTGGCTCAAATAATTaagaaaatgacgatgatgaccTTGAGAGGAATGCAGGCATGATCCTCTTCCAAGTCTTTCAAGCAGATTTCCAAGTGAAGTTCGCCGGCACCAGCGACGATGTGctcgccgctttcttcgATGATGCATTGCACCATGGGATCAGATTTCGAGAGACGCTTCAATCCTTCGACGAGCTTGGGCAAATCGCTCGGATTTTTCGCTTCCACGGCAACGCGCACAACGGGAGAAACGGAGAATTTCatcacctgaaaaaaaattacataGGAACATACACTCTGACgaaattcttttcaattACCTTCAGATTGTGAGCGTGCTCAAACGTTGTTATGGTTCCCGTCTTGACAAGATATTGATCGACGCCCACCAAGCCAACAATATTTCCGCAGGGCACGTCTTCGATTGGCTCCACGTAGCGACCCATCATCAGAATGGTTCTATGATCAAAAATCAACACGTGATTATATTAGAGTTTCTTATCCTCGCCTTTGAATGTTCTTCTGGTAGAGatcctctttctttccgGGCGTGTAATTCGGTCCCATGATGCGACACTTCATTCCCGTGGCAACAGTGCCcgcgaaaacgcgaccgAAGGCGTAGAAGCGACCCTTGTCGGACGTGGGCACCATCTTGGAAATGTACATCATCAAATGACCCTAAAACAAAGACCAACAGTCACGCAATCAGCTCAAGACAATAAAAATCATCGATACCTTCGGGTCACAGTTCTTGATGGCAACGGCAACGGCATCGTCATGAGGACCTTCGTACAGCATTTCCATTCTGTACTTCTGAGCTGTGATTGGAGACGGCAGGTGAATGGTTATCATTCCAAGGAGCGTATCGCCAGCAGGAAGCCACTGGCGCATAATCGCCTTCAGCAAAGGCTTTCCTTCCTtatcctaaaaaaattctatcatATcttgcggcggcggcaaaagGTATTCATTTCTTACTCGATCGTCAGCCGACAATTTGATGTTGAGTTTTTCGAGCAGCTTCGCTGTCAAGTCTTTCTTCAGATTCATCACAGCGTCAAACATCTAGAAAAGGACGTAGAAGAAAAGTCTTTTTATCTCACTTCTACATCTCTCGCTAGACCTTGAATATGGGATCAAGCACAAATTGATTGAACCCGCGAATGGATCCCTCATCCTGCGAGCTGGtccacttcttcgtcttcggatTATAGAAATTGTCGCCCCAGAAACGACGCATCAACTTCTTCGGCTCGATTTTCAACTTCGCCGCATAGATCTCGGAGAACTCCTTGAGCGAAAAGGCCCAGCCGTGAAGACCGGATCCGAATCCGACCGTTCCCCGAACGGGATCGACCATGATGTCGCCCATGGGTccgtcctcgtcgccgtacgTCGCAATAATAGCGTTGATGCTCTCGACGATGCGCTGAAACGTCTGATAGAGATCTTCCTGCTCGAGCTGCAGCTCCAGAAGAGCGCGATCCATTTTATTCATGAAGACGACCGGTTTGATGCGTTCGGCGATCGCCTGACGCAGAACCGTTTCCGTTTGAACGCAAACGCCTGGAGAAAAGAGTTCCTCAAAGGAAGCCCCGATttgaaataatttaatttttgagTACCGCTGacgcaatcgacgacgacgagagcgccGTCCGTGACGCGTAGGGCCGCCGTCACTTCGGAGGAGAAGTCCACGTGACCCGGAGAATCAATGAGATTGATGAGAAAGCCCTTTCCGTCGCGCTGCTGTACCACCCAATCGAGATCCTTGTCGGCCATTTCGTAGTAGAGTGAAATTGCGCTGTCGAGAGAGAGCGATTACCGGTATTCGCTTATTGTTACGGCAGATTTTTTGTATACAAAATGCCGCCGTAACACCTTTTcttccccccccccccccttaCGTCGACTTGATTGTAATGCAACGTTCCTGTTCGTCTTTGCGCGTGTCCGTGTAGCGCGTGTCGCCCGCGCGCGAATCGGCGATGATGCCCGCTTTGCTGACGAGCGAATCGGTCAGCGTCGATTTGCCGTGATCGACGTGAGCGATGACGGACATGTTGCGAATGTTCGCTCGCTTGTCCATGATTTCGCGTACCTAGAGGCGTCGCGCGTTCgtgccgcgacgacgattcgagttCGGTTCTTACCTGGTCGATAGTAAAGCGCACCtgagcgagaaaaagagggTTGTTAGTCTTGCGGTCGGAGGCGACAATCGCGTCGCATCtcggcgatcgtcgcgccTAGGCGTCCTTCGCGGCGACGTGGAGTCGCCTAAGGACTTCTACTGTGTGCTCTAAGTCCGTGGGGCTCACCATGATCGGTTCTTTGCAGTCAACGATGGGACCCAACGAACGGTGATGGTTTCTCGTGGACGGTCACGATGAGAGAGACTGATCATACGGGAGTCGTGTGAGGTCACTCGTTCGCGATGTCACGCAACCCtataatgacgtcagttcaTTTATTCACTACGCAGAGACCCGCAAAATATCAATTGACAATATGATGGCAATAGCCCAGGCTTCAATCGAACGCGTGAGTGCAGGGAGTAAACTATACTCTCTTACCAACTACTGGAATACAATCTCTGATGACGGCAAACGACTGGTCGCAGATCATTTAGTGACGCTTCAGGTGCGCCGACCTTCCGTGAAAATGACAACTAGAGAGACTGATCGTATGAGAAAACGGCACTCACAAACATACATAACATACAAACGTTGACATAAAATACAAGCTCACATTTACGCAACTAAGCGCTTAGACAATAGGATAGGAAGCACATTCTGCCAAGCCACACATATTCGTTCCTCGTTCCATCCAAAAATACCTGTTGAGACAACATCATTAGTACTAACTGGAAATTTCTCTCGACGGTCTTCACCCGTTCATTCCCCATGATGCACCCCAAGAATTCTTCACAATCCAGTACTTCTGTCCGTCATCCGTTTCGCCATAGCCGACGGCAAGAACTAAAAACGTAGGCAATGTACCAAAGGGAGTGTATCTGGATAAAGAACTGTGCACCAGCGTGATTGACTGATGATGCGTCTTTGTGACATTCGTCGCTAACAAGaagtcaatttcttcaattcttGGAGTCGCTTTCCTTTAAAAGTATTACCTCTTATACACGCCTTTTTTGTAGCTCGAGAAGTCTTTCACTACGTCGTAAGCAATGCTGACTGGTCCATTCAATGCAACACATCTAACTATTTCCTCTTCATCTCCCTAATCAATAAACGTATCAGCCACTTTATGACTATACATGAAAATAAAGCACTTTGGTAATGTTGAATGAAGATTTAACAGTAGCAGCAACTTTGCTGAGATTGAACTTACACTTGGAATCCTAAATAGAACATAATTTAGAttctttctttgattttgaacTAGAGAATCACCTTGCCTACGTAAGGATAGTCTTCCTCTGATTCAATGCCTTTGTTGTAATGAATGTACTCAAAAGCGTGAGAAGGCAAACCTCTTTCGTACATAATATagtgaaaaataaaattccgTCGGTTACTGTTTACCCGTCACATCCGTTGTTATCAAAATTACCGGCACAATCAACCAAATTCTGCTCAGACTAAATAGCAATGTAAAATGTTTAGAAAAAAGTATGAGCACCGGTACCTACCAATGACACCAGATCTCCTGTTGCCAAAGCATGATGGCATTCCAAAGCACCAGTTGTGGAAAATGTCCAGCAACTTCCACACCTCCCCTAAGTCCACATCtaaaataattgaaatttCCTCCTTGTTCAAAGCACCTGGTTCTTTACAGGCGTGACAATGCCTCTTGTCCTCCAATCAATTGACCTCGGCAAGTTTGCGTGATAACCAACGTGGAGTCCTTGGTGATTCGTTGCTGAGCAATTCTTTGCGTGTGTGTAGTTGTTACATGGGGCATTGCTCATCCCTCCTGACTTACCTGAGGGCTTGTGATAAGATAAAATTTCTTGAATTCCTCAAATTCCATATCCGAGAAGGCATTCAAGCCTCCTACACACCGTCACGCTATCACTCCTCCCTACTCTCTGTCTATAGGCAGTCGTACTTTCGTAACTGGTTCCATTTTTGGCGTTGTGTTCGTTAATTTCAGCGAGATTTCTCTCGAAAATTTTCTCGCGCTTCAGCAGCTCTTCCTTTGTTTCGTAGCTCTTATTGTGCTAGTGTAGGTTGGAATTACGACTAGATCCGGTGAGTCATCGGGGCGACCGCGTTGGAGTGCAACTCCAACGCAGCTGTACTAGCTTCGCGGAACAAGAGAGCGGGGTAGCTAACCTCTTTCATCCACTTCAGAAACGATTCGCTGCGGACATCCTGCGCACCTGAATAAGAGCAGTTTCTAGCTGTAGCCTAGTTGTAGCCTAGCTGCATGCACAAAATTGTCGTACAAACGGGTCCTAGAGCAATTGCAAACGCCAAAAGGAACGGCAGTCGACTGGCCATTGTTCTTTTTGTCCGGGTCCTACCAAGTGTGGCAACACCTAGCTTGGCAACCGCAATGAATGATTTGATAGAAATCGCTGAAAAACAAGTCATTGgagaatcaaaagaaaaaacaggTATCCTATTCTGCAACCTAAGCCCAATATTTGTCTGCTCTCTAGGCGTTTTGCTTCTACTGCTAAAATCGCTCGAATTTGATGCAAAGTACAAACACGGCAATATTTACTGCCAAATCACTCAATAATGGCTTTGATATAGTAATCTAGAGTCGGAAGCCTTCATTGAAGCGACTGTAGGAGGTCACTTCCTGTCCCGTTGCCCAACCAACTCTTTACCATGCGCGAAACACGCCTTATTAACTGTACATGCGCTAAAATTTAGTTTACATTTGGAACATTCATTCGTGACACTGTACAGGTCGACCCAGACGCGAGAAGTTCCGATTTTGTCCGACTAGGCCTTACAAAACTATCGGAATTCGGCAatgattttgaaaatttaGCGAAAGGTGACGTAGAATGTAACTTCGCTGAGGTCTGATAAACATACCAGCAGCAACGTCATAAAATACTACGAGTACTTCAATTAGACTAGCGAATTGCAAAGAAATGTGGAGCTGCGCAATTCCAGCAACGAGGTACCATGATAAAAAACACATGCACCAAAGTGCCTTCGTGAAGAGAAAGTGTAGGTAGTAGCAACCGTGGATCTCTTCGTCAAATTCTTTGACGGATCGTTTGGCTACTCTCACAAAGTAAGTCAAACTATATAAACCATGCTTtttacaattaattaatagtctGCGCAGCCAACCTTTAGATCTACCGACGAAGTACGTTACTGTCTCTTTCCACGAATAATATCAACTGATCCAAGATTGGATCATAACGGGCGAGTTTTGTCAGAACTAGAAGTTTCTACGTCTTTTCTAGCTGTCCATGTAGACTAATTCTTTTTCCTCAACGTGTCAGCCATCCTCCTTGGATTCCATTTAAAAATAAAGCCACTCTTAGCTACGCTAAAGGTAGCGTTATTGAATGCTACTAATCAGAAACCTATAATTTTGTTTATTATTGCTACGTGTACATTCAAACAGAAAAACTCAATTTTTG is a window from the Oscarella lobularis chromosome 10, ooOscLobu1.1, whole genome shotgun sequence genome containing:
- the LOC136191747 gene encoding myosin-IIIb-like; translation: MASLAGRPPIGEVEDLATLARLDEQTLLKELKVRYGRDTIYTYVGDILVAVNPFKTLTIYDKKHTAVYRRAHKSQVPPHIFAIADASYHSMLDSQRNQCCVVSGESGAGKTESAKYMISHLIDLCQGKSTLEQKIIQVNPLLESFGNAQTVMNDNSSRFGKYIQLKFSRQGQILGAKISEYLLEKSRVVRQAPGERNFHIFYYLFAGLDGEEQQKYKLGNPDDQRYLSNGSSPLKRYKKELSNGYDALQTAMDIVGFLAEEQENLFVALGGLLNLGNVRFEGDADRSMVSDPDGPLKHAAFLFGLDPMQLADTMTVSVTVTRGEQIRRNLGVQRASDARDAIAKAVYGRLFSWIVNRVNTLLAPETKVSQTDIVEIGILDIFGFENFDQNSFEQACINLANEQLQYFFNEHIFKMELEEYKKEGIDATKITYEDNKPILEFFMKKPIGFLALLDEESHFPQATDLSFLEKSHTNFKKLPFFARAKDTRSTLFTLSHYAGKVEYDATGFLEKNRDTLPGGVVEMLQISKNGLLSHIFRGTITRTGTLALQSRRDKGARKTRMQSRALAKKAPAAGKSVRKVMTVGGQFKSSLEILMEKMNAASPHFVRCIKPNRQKSANLFEDDYVTAQLSYCGMLETTRIRREGYAMRPTFEEFFTRYKTLAKKKVTVPNGASCRVILEGTGIKNWHIGKTKVFLKYWHVETLTDLLEKVHQAATRLQKIVRGFLAKRRFKRLLAEAAKQRAAVEEFLEFISKNEAKVTQKLQKLLAHDKANPKNFDKAKAEPVQELPPPPLPVVPSTADLPPPPPPDSDESDDDDLDEFEEVIPKRANPNKRFGRQGTKAASVRWFQETQVSQTTTANGQFHEWFHGIITRRAAEQMLTSKPIGCFIVRVSESRFGYSLSFRVADRCKHYMIDQTPSGKFIIVGEPKVHKNLAALVAYHQKNPINEQGDLLTVACGQDSDEELDYADLVATSQQAKMLQSSRDTSARVSRPGGRSPGMAHRSRQQRGVFAAPASSRSGGSRLKGPTGGGAPPLPPR
- the LOC136191751 gene encoding elongation factor 2b-like, producing MVRFTIDQVREIMDKRANIRNMSVIAHVDHGKSTLTDSLVSKAGIIADSRAGDTRYTDTRKDEQERCITIKSTAISLYYEMADKDLDWVVQQRDGKGFLINLIDSPGHVDFSSEVTAALRVTDGALVVVDCVSGVCVQTETVLRQAIAERIKPVVFMNKMDRALLELQLEQEDLYQTFQRIVESINAIIATYGDEDGPMGDIMVDPVRGTVGFGSGLHGWAFSLKEFSEIYAAKLKIEPKKLMRRFWGDNFYNPKTKKWTSSQDEGSIRGFNQFVLDPIFKMFDAVMNLKKDLTAKLLEKLNIKLSADDRDKEGKPLLKAIMRQWLPAGDTLLGMITIHLPSPITAQKYRMEMLYEGPHDDAVAVAIKNCDPKGHLMMYISKMVPTSDKGRFYAFGRVFAGTVATGMKCRIMGPNYTPGKKEDLYQKNIQRTILMMGRYVEPIEDVPCGNIVGLVGVDQYLVKTGTITTFEHAHNLKVMKFSVSPVVRVAVEAKNPSDLPKLVEGLKRLSKSDPMVQCIIEESGEHIVAGAGELHLEICLKDLEEDHACIPLKKSDPVVSYRESVSEESDRMCLSKSPNKHNRLFLKAAPLPDGVPEAIDAGDITPRQDPKTRARFLADKFDWDVTEARKIWCFGPEASGANLLVDCTKGVQYLNEIKDSVVAGFQWATKEGPLCEENVRAVRFNIHDVTLHTDAIHRGGGQIIPTARRVLYACMLTAKPRLLEPIYLVEIQCPEVAVGGIYGVLNRRRGHVFEEARVSGTPMFVVKANLPVNESFGFTADLRSQTGGQAFPQCVFDHWSLMPGDPFEPTSKPFGIVSVTRKRKGLSENVPPLEKFFDKL
- the LOC136191765 gene encoding pro-cathepsin H-like gives rise to the protein MASRLPFLLAFAIALGPVCAQDVRSESFLKWMKEHNKSYETKEELLKREKIFERNLAEINEHNAKNGTSYERGLNAFSDMEFEEFKKFYLITSPQNCSATNHQGLHVGYHANLPRSIDWRTRGIVTPVKNQGRCGSCWTFSTTGALECHHALATGDLVSLSEQNLVDCAGNFDNNGCDGGLPSHAFEYIHYNKGIESEEDYPYVGKDSKCKFNLSKVAATVKSSFNITKGDEEEIVRCVALNGPVSIAYDVVKDFSSYKKGVYKSDECHKDASSVNHAVLAVGYGETDDGQKYWIVKNSWGASWGMNGYFWMERGTNMCGLAECASYPIV
- the LOC136191769 gene encoding uncharacterized protein, with amino-acid sequence MNDLIEIAEKQVIGESKEKTGVLLLLLKSLEFDANNLESEAFIEATVGGHFLSRCPTNSLPCAKHALLTVDPDARSSDFVRLGLTKLSEFGNDFENLAKGDVECNFAETSELQRNVELRNSSNEVVATVDLFVKFFDGSFGYSHKPTFRSTDEVRYCLFPRIISTDPRLDHNGRVLSELEVSTSFLAVHVD